From Streptomyces durmitorensis, a single genomic window includes:
- a CDS encoding RDD family protein — translation MSTEPPQYPPPPDDNDPFRKQPPQDSGSGSPYGTPPPPPPPYGGSGGGDPYGGAGDPLAGMPPLAESGKRTLARILDMIIVGVVVWLLSWAFGTNEFDVDPDEVEYGKSFGQSLLAAVLYIAYDTFMISRTGQTLGKKWLGLRVANLNDGATPTLQTALVRAAVLWLPFAFCCACIWTAICGGWSFFDKPYKQGLHDKAAKTVVVSTG, via the coding sequence ATGAGTACCGAACCGCCGCAATACCCGCCGCCCCCCGACGACAACGACCCCTTCAGGAAGCAGCCCCCGCAGGACAGCGGCTCGGGCTCCCCTTACGGCACCCCACCCCCGCCACCCCCGCCGTACGGCGGAAGCGGCGGCGGAGACCCCTACGGCGGAGCCGGTGACCCCCTCGCCGGGATGCCGCCCCTGGCGGAGAGCGGCAAGCGCACCCTCGCCCGCATCCTGGACATGATCATCGTGGGCGTGGTCGTCTGGCTGCTCTCCTGGGCCTTCGGCACGAACGAGTTCGACGTGGACCCGGACGAGGTCGAGTACGGAAAGAGCTTCGGCCAGTCCCTGCTCGCCGCCGTGCTCTACATCGCGTACGACACCTTCATGATCTCCAGGACGGGCCAGACCCTGGGCAAGAAGTGGCTGGGGCTTCGGGTCGCGAACCTCAATGACGGGGCGACGCCCACCCTGCAGACCGCGCTCGTCCGCGCGGCTGTTCTCTGGCTGCCCTTCGCCTTCTGCTGTGCCTGCATCTGGACAGCGATCTGTGGCGGCTGGAGCTTCTTCGACAAGCCCTACAAGCAGGGCCTGCACGACAAGGCGGCCAAGACAGTGGTGGTCAGCACCGGCTGA
- a CDS encoding FAD-binding oxidoreductase: MSRTLIELLREGHEGREGLPADAILTDPDITASYANDMASFCDAGTPAVVVLPRTVEQVQHVMRTATELRIPVVPQGARTGLSGGANASEGCIVLSLVKMDRILEINPVDRIAVVEPGVVNATLSRAVNEHGLYYPPDPSSWETCTIGGNIGTASGGLCCVKYGVTAEYVLGLDVVLADGRLMSTGRRTAKGVAGYDLTRLFVGSEGSLGIVVRATLALKPQPPQQLVLAAEFGSAKDACDAVCKIMEGGHVPSLLELMDRTTIRAVNALAHMGLPETTEALLLAAFDTADPAADLAAVGALCEAAGATQVVPAEDAAESELLLQARRLSLTALEAVKGTTMIDDVCVPRSKLADMLEGVDRIADKYSLTIGVCAHAGDGNTHPTVCFDAADLDEGRRARESFDEIMALGLELGGTITGEHGVGVLKKEWLAREIGPVGVEMQRAIKAAFDPLSLLNPGKLF; encoded by the coding sequence ATGAGCCGCACACTCATCGAACTCCTCCGCGAAGGCCACGAGGGCCGCGAGGGCCTCCCTGCCGACGCCATCCTCACGGACCCCGACATCACGGCCTCGTACGCGAACGACATGGCGAGCTTCTGCGACGCGGGCACCCCGGCCGTCGTCGTCCTGCCGCGCACCGTCGAACAGGTCCAGCACGTCATGCGCACGGCGACCGAGCTACGGATCCCGGTGGTCCCGCAGGGTGCCCGCACGGGCCTCTCGGGCGGCGCGAACGCCAGCGAGGGCTGCATCGTGCTGTCCCTGGTCAAGATGGACCGCATCCTGGAGATCAACCCCGTCGACCGGATCGCGGTCGTCGAACCCGGCGTCGTCAACGCCACGCTCTCCCGCGCCGTGAACGAACACGGTCTCTACTACCCGCCGGACCCGTCGAGTTGGGAGACCTGCACCATCGGCGGCAACATCGGCACCGCATCGGGCGGCCTGTGCTGCGTGAAGTACGGGGTGACGGCGGAGTACGTCCTCGGACTCGACGTCGTCCTCGCCGACGGGCGCCTCATGAGCACCGGACGGCGCACGGCCAAGGGCGTCGCGGGCTACGACCTCACGCGCCTCTTCGTCGGCTCCGAGGGCAGTCTCGGCATCGTGGTCCGCGCGACCCTCGCCCTCAAGCCGCAGCCGCCCCAACAGCTGGTCCTGGCCGCCGAGTTCGGCTCGGCCAAGGACGCCTGCGACGCCGTATGCAAGATCATGGAAGGGGGGCACGTCCCCTCACTCCTGGAACTGATGGACCGTACGACCATCAGGGCCGTCAACGCACTGGCCCACATGGGCCTGCCCGAGACCACCGAAGCGCTGCTCCTCGCCGCCTTCGACACCGCGGACCCCGCCGCGGACCTCGCGGCCGTCGGCGCGCTCTGCGAGGCCGCGGGCGCCACCCAGGTGGTCCCGGCCGAGGACGCGGCGGAGTCCGAACTGCTGCTCCAGGCACGGCGGTTGTCGCTCACCGCGCTGGAAGCCGTCAAGGGCACGACGATGATCGACGACGTGTGCGTGCCGCGCTCGAAGCTCGCCGACATGCTCGAAGGCGTCGACCGTATCGCCGATAAATACAGCCTCACCATCGGCGTCTGCGCGCACGCGGGCGACGGCAACACCCACCCCACCGTCTGCTTCGACGCGGCCGACCTCGACGAGGGCCGCCGTGCCCGCGAGTCCTTCGACGAGATCATGGCCCTCGGCCTCGAACTCGGCGGCACGATCACCGGCGAGCACGGCGTGGGCGTCCTCAAGAAGGAGTGGCTGGCGCGCGAGATCGGCCCGGTGGGCGTGGAGATGCAGCGCGCCATCAAGGCCGCCTTCGACCCGCTCTCCCTCCTCAATCCCGGCAAGCTGTTCTGA
- a CDS encoding RDD family protein, translated as MSAPTPAPGDDRPREGYYPDPSIPGYVRYWNGAAWVPGTSRPAPTDGESLPAPPGAGPASASTPPAEETGPHFFDEEPMPVPEASGGAGAAGAGDAEASQHGSRPEPASAWQADAARQTGLGGEQERRVSWGGDPRDPRDPRVPSGSTPGDTPPASPSVSPAPETNSPGANSPGTNGPGTVQIRAIKPGGSGGAGAPRTPSTSGSTPAAPPKDQQPPAEGTVTFRRPSGPVRPTAASPATEGTMAIRALRPKSSSGTAAQTPAPPQAVVPPQAAAPAPAPAPAPAPAPVQPTVPQQGGAPGGAPGGAASPVTAGPGGGSPSWAQQVHQLAEGDGQQQPVVPWKPVANDPFLAMAQNQAAGRPAGLGKRLAARLIDTVVLVAVTGAAALPLGTKAADHVDSKIDAAKLSGEKVTVWLLDGTTAGYLGMVLGVLLLFGVLYEVLPTAKWGRTLGKKVLGLQVRDMEEHETPTFGSALKRWLVYVVPGVLVIGVVGVLWCVFDRPWRQCWHDKAAGTFVAG; from the coding sequence ATGAGCGCCCCAACTCCGGCCCCAGGCGACGACAGGCCCCGCGAAGGCTACTACCCCGATCCGTCCATTCCCGGATATGTCCGGTACTGGAACGGCGCGGCCTGGGTGCCAGGGACCAGCCGTCCCGCACCGACCGACGGCGAATCGCTCCCCGCGCCGCCGGGGGCGGGCCCCGCGTCCGCGTCCACGCCCCCGGCGGAGGAGACGGGACCGCACTTCTTCGACGAGGAGCCCATGCCGGTGCCCGAGGCATCGGGCGGTGCGGGTGCTGCCGGTGCGGGTGACGCCGAGGCCTCGCAGCACGGGAGCAGGCCCGAACCCGCCTCCGCGTGGCAGGCCGATGCGGCTCGGCAGACGGGGCTCGGGGGCGAGCAGGAGCGTCGGGTCTCGTGGGGCGGGGATCCGCGGGACCCGCGTGACCCTCGGGTGCCGAGCGGATCGACCCCTGGGGACACTCCGCCCGCTTCCCCGTCTGTTTCCCCTGCTCCGGAGACGAATTCTCCGGGGGCGAATTCTCCGGGGACGAACGGGCCCGGCACGGTGCAGATCCGCGCGATCAAGCCGGGCGGGTCGGGCGGGGCAGGCGCGCCTCGTACGCCAAGTACGTCAGGTAGTACGCCTGCCGCGCCGCCGAAGGACCAGCAGCCCCCGGCCGAGGGCACGGTGACGTTCCGCAGGCCCTCGGGGCCGGTGCGGCCCACCGCCGCCTCGCCCGCGACCGAGGGCACCATGGCGATCCGGGCGCTCCGCCCGAAGTCGTCCTCCGGCACGGCGGCGCAGACTCCGGCGCCTCCGCAGGCCGTCGTGCCTCCCCAGGCCGCCGCGCCCGCTCCCGCGCCCGCCCCTGCGCCCGCGCCTGCTCCCGTTCAGCCGACCGTCCCGCAGCAGGGTGGTGCGCCGGGTGGTGCGCCGGGTGGTGCGGCCTCGCCCGTGACCGCGGGGCCCGGTGGCGGCTCGCCCTCGTGGGCACAGCAGGTGCACCAGCTCGCCGAGGGGGACGGTCAGCAGCAGCCCGTCGTGCCGTGGAAGCCGGTGGCCAACGACCCCTTCCTGGCGATGGCGCAGAACCAGGCCGCGGGGCGGCCCGCGGGGCTCGGCAAGCGCCTTGCCGCACGGCTCATCGACACGGTCGTCCTCGTGGCCGTGACCGGGGCCGCGGCGCTCCCGCTCGGCACGAAGGCCGCCGATCACGTGGACAGCAAGATCGACGCGGCGAAGTTGTCCGGCGAGAAGGTCACCGTGTGGCTGCTCGACGGCACCACGGCGGGGTACCTGGGGATGGTCCTGGGTGTGCTGCTTCTGTTCGGCGTCCTCTACGAGGTGCTGCCCACGGCCAAGTGGGGGCGGACGCTGGGCAAGAAGGTCCTTGGGCTTCAGGTGCGGGACATGGAGGAGCACGAGACGCCGACGTTCGGGTCGGCGTTGAAGCGGTGGCTGGTCTATGTGGTGCCGGGCGTCCTGGTGATCGGGGTCGTCGGCGTCCTGTGGTGCGTGTTCGACCGTCCGTGGCGCCAGTGCTGGCACGACAAGGCTGCGGGAACGTTTGTGGCGGGCTAG
- a CDS encoding SsgA family sporulation/cell division regulator, translating to MHTVVERELELKLVLSPERAIPVPARLTYRTDDPYAVHIAFHIGTEHPVNWTFARELLVEGVFRPCGHGDVRVWPTKVEGRSVVLMALSSPDGDALLEAPAPAVSAWLERTLRVVPPGSEAERLGIDDGLAELLTPTTGRVDELWLRDPWPSDESKDGE from the coding sequence ATGCACACCGTGGTGGAACGCGAGCTTGAGCTCAAACTCGTCCTCTCGCCGGAACGCGCCATCCCCGTCCCGGCCCGCCTCACCTACCGCACCGACGACCCCTACGCCGTCCACATCGCCTTCCACATCGGCACCGAACACCCCGTGAACTGGACGTTCGCCCGCGAACTTCTGGTCGAGGGGGTGTTCAGGCCCTGCGGCCACGGCGACGTCCGGGTCTGGCCGACCAAGGTCGAAGGCCGCAGCGTCGTCCTGATGGCGCTGAGTTCACCCGACGGTGACGCCCTGCTCGAGGCGCCCGCGCCCGCCGTCTCCGCCTGGCTGGAGCGCACGCTGCGGGTGGTCCCTCCGGGCTCTGAGGCTGAGCGGCTCGGCATCGACGACGGCCTCGCCGAGCTGCTCACGCCCACCACGGGCCGCGTCGACGAGCTCTGGCTGCGCGACCCCTGGCCCTCCGACGAGTCCAAGGACGGTGAGTGA